The proteins below come from a single Mycolicibacterium sp. TY81 genomic window:
- a CDS encoding cyclopropane mycolic acid synthase family methyltransferase, translating to MAHKLQPHFADVQAHYDLSDDFFRLFLDPSQTYSCAYFERDDMTLEQAQTAKIDLALGKLGLRPGMTLLDIGCGWGATMRRAIEKYDVNVIGLTLSKNQATHVERLFDDMDTTRSRRVILGGWEQYDGTVDRIVSIGAFEHFGHERYPAFFQMAYDALPPDGVMLLHTICTTDPRYTNLPVTIGLLRFVKFIMTEIFPGGRLPSAPMVRQHAAAAGFKVTRVQSLQPHYARTLDLWAEALESHRDEAIAVQSVEIYDRYMKYLTGCAKLFRLRQVDVNQFTLEKS from the coding sequence ATGGCGCATAAACTTCAACCGCATTTCGCGGACGTCCAAGCCCACTACGACCTATCCGACGACTTCTTCAGACTGTTCCTGGACCCCAGCCAGACCTACAGTTGCGCATACTTCGAGCGCGACGACATGACGCTCGAACAGGCCCAAACCGCCAAGATCGACCTCGCCCTCGGAAAACTCGGCCTCAGACCGGGAATGACGCTGCTCGACATCGGCTGCGGCTGGGGCGCCACCATGCGCCGCGCCATCGAGAAGTACGACGTGAACGTCATCGGTCTCACCTTGTCCAAGAACCAGGCCACCCACGTCGAGCGGCTCTTCGACGACATGGACACCACCCGCTCCCGTCGCGTCATCCTCGGCGGCTGGGAACAGTACGACGGAACGGTCGACCGGATCGTTTCCATCGGAGCGTTCGAGCATTTCGGTCACGAGCGCTATCCGGCGTTCTTCCAGATGGCCTACGACGCCCTCCCGCCCGACGGCGTCATGCTGCTGCACACCATCTGCACCACCGATCCACGTTACACGAACCTGCCCGTGACGATCGGCCTGCTGCGATTCGTCAAGTTCATCATGACCGAGATTTTCCCGGGCGGCCGGCTGCCGTCCGCACCGATGGTCCGTCAGCACGCCGCGGCGGCCGGATTCAAGGTGACGAGAGTCCAGTCACTGCAGCCGCACTACGCGCGAACCCTCGACCTCTGGGCCGAAGCCCTGGAATCACACCGCGACGAAGCCATCGCAGTGCAATCGGTCGAGATCTACGACCGATACATGAAATATCTGACCGGGTGCGCGAAGTTGTTCCGGCTGCGCCAGGTCGACGTCAATCAATTCACCCTCGAAAAGTCGTGA
- a CDS encoding fasciclin domain-containing protein, with translation MQHPRYSHIAAAGMSIVAVVGLSACSDAGTKSAPSAAPSTNMASMPSAATAVTSAPPVTALVGTGCQAYAQQVPTGPGSVAGMGLHPVATAASDNPMLTTLTAALSGKLNPNVNLVATLNDGEYTVFAPTDDAFKKLPAATLDSLKTDSATLTKILTYHVVQGQLSPAAVAGTHTTLESSPVSVTGEGAGLKVNDAALVCGGVKTANATVYMIDSVLMPPM, from the coding sequence ATGCAACACCCTCGCTATTCACACATCGCGGCCGCCGGCATGTCGATTGTCGCCGTCGTCGGCTTATCAGCGTGTTCGGACGCCGGCACCAAATCGGCACCCTCGGCTGCGCCAAGTACGAACATGGCTTCAATGCCAAGTGCTGCCACGGCAGTGACATCGGCTCCGCCCGTCACGGCGCTCGTGGGCACTGGTTGCCAGGCCTACGCGCAGCAGGTGCCCACCGGGCCGGGTTCGGTCGCCGGGATGGGCTTGCACCCGGTCGCGACGGCAGCCTCCGACAATCCGATGCTGACCACGTTGACGGCGGCGTTGTCGGGCAAGCTGAACCCGAACGTCAACCTGGTCGCGACGCTGAACGATGGCGAATACACCGTTTTCGCGCCCACCGATGATGCCTTCAAGAAGTTGCCTGCAGCGACCCTGGATTCACTCAAGACGGACTCCGCCACCCTGACCAAAATTCTCACGTATCACGTTGTGCAGGGCCAACTCTCGCCTGCTGCGGTGGCCGGCACCCACACCACCCTCGAGAGCTCGCCGGTGAGTGTCACCGGCGAGGGCGCAGGGCTGAAAGTCAATGACGCCGCGCTGGTGTGCGGCGGAGTCAAGACCGCGAATGCCACGGTGTACATGATCGACTCGGTCCTGATGCCGCCGATGTGA
- a CDS encoding cytochrome P450 yields the protein MTLAGSLAGVDLTDLDNFASGFPHELFARHRAEAPVYWHEPTENTPDGEGFWSVATHAETLAVLRDPVTYSSVTGGARPFGGTLIQDLSIAGQVLNMMDDPRHAEIRRLVSSGLTPRMIARVEDDLRARSRALLDAVSPGVPFDFLVDIAAELPMQMICILMGIPESQRHWLFEAIEPSFDFGGSRKAAITRLSVEEAGSRMYNFGMELIAAKRAEPTDDMLSVVANAEGVSDLEVYLFFNLLFSAGAETTRNAVAGGLLALCENASQLARLRADLSLLPSAIEEMVRWTSPSPSKRRTATRAVSLGGCDIEAGQKVVVWEGSANRDELVFADPMTFDVTRKPNPHLGFGQGLHYCLGANLARLELRVLFEELLTRFPDIRVVEPPEWTRSNRHTGLRHLWVSLS from the coding sequence GTGACCTTGGCGGGAAGCCTGGCCGGGGTTGACCTGACCGATCTCGACAACTTCGCGTCGGGCTTCCCGCACGAGCTGTTCGCGCGGCACCGTGCGGAAGCTCCCGTGTACTGGCACGAGCCCACCGAGAACACCCCCGACGGCGAGGGCTTCTGGTCCGTCGCCACCCACGCGGAAACCCTTGCGGTGCTGCGTGATCCGGTGACGTACTCGTCGGTGACGGGCGGTGCGCGGCCGTTCGGCGGGACCCTGATCCAGGACCTGTCGATCGCCGGCCAGGTGCTGAACATGATGGACGACCCGCGGCATGCGGAGATCCGGCGGCTGGTGTCGTCGGGGCTGACGCCGCGGATGATCGCGCGGGTCGAGGACGACCTACGCGCGCGCAGCCGGGCGCTGCTGGACGCGGTGTCGCCGGGGGTTCCGTTCGACTTCCTGGTCGACATCGCCGCCGAGCTGCCCATGCAGATGATCTGCATCCTGATGGGTATCCCTGAGTCGCAACGGCATTGGCTTTTCGAGGCCATCGAGCCGAGCTTCGATTTCGGCGGCTCGCGCAAGGCCGCCATCACCCGGTTGTCCGTGGAGGAAGCCGGTTCCCGGATGTACAACTTCGGCATGGAACTCATCGCCGCCAAGCGCGCCGAACCGACCGACGACATGCTGTCGGTGGTGGCCAACGCCGAGGGCGTGTCGGACCTCGAGGTGTACCTGTTCTTCAACCTGCTGTTCAGCGCGGGTGCCGAGACCACCCGGAACGCGGTGGCCGGCGGGCTGTTGGCGTTGTGCGAGAACGCATCTCAGCTGGCACGGTTGCGCGCCGACCTGTCGCTGCTGCCGTCGGCGATCGAGGAGATGGTGCGCTGGACGTCGCCGTCGCCGTCGAAGCGGCGCACCGCCACACGGGCTGTGTCGCTGGGCGGCTGCGACATCGAGGCGGGGCAGAAGGTGGTCGTCTGGGAAGGCTCGGCCAACCGCGACGAGCTGGTGTTCGCCGACCCCATGACTTTCGACGTGACACGGAAACCCAACCCGCACTTGGGATTCGGGCAGGGCCTGCACTACTGCCTCGGGGCCAACCTGGCGCGTCTGGAGCTGCGGGTGCTGTTCGAGGAGCTGCTCACGCGGTTCCCGGACATCCGGGTCGTCGAGCCGCCGGAATGGACCCGCAGCAACCGGCACACCGGACTCCGGCACCTCTGGGTTTCCCTGTCGTGA